In Carassius gibelio isolate Cgi1373 ecotype wild population from Czech Republic chromosome B2, carGib1.2-hapl.c, whole genome shotgun sequence, a single genomic region encodes these proteins:
- the rnf220a gene encoding E3 ubiquitin-protein ligase RNF220a isoform X8 has protein sequence MEEELQSIGNRETFLRVRANRQTRLNARIGKMKRRKPEDGQVCPLCSAPLTGTEEEMSRHVEQCLFKREGATEEDSADVEGENGTRFEEYEWCGQKRVRATTLLEGGFRGTGFAMCSTKESHDSDADLDVDGDDTLEYGKAQYTEADIIPCSGEDQGEAKEREALRGAVLNGGVPSNRITPEFSKWASDEMPSTSNGESSKQEPSSSSSSSTPRTCKNSEIEKITEDSTATTLEALKARIRELEKQILRGDRYKCLICMDSYTMPLTSIQCWHVHCEECWLRTLGNKKLCPQCNTITSPGDLRRVYL, from the exons ATGGAAGAGGAGTTGCAGAGCATTGGCAATAGAGAA ACATTTTTGCGAGTGCGAGCTAACAGGCAAACACGATTGAATG CCCGGATTGGGAAGATGAAGCGCCGGAAGCCTGAGGATGGACAGGTATGTCCACTGTGCAGCGCCCCGCTGACAGGGACAGAGGAGGAAATGAGTAGGCATGTGGAACAATGTCTGTTCAAG AGGGAAGGTGCAACAGAAGAGGATTCTGCGGATGTTGAAGGAGAAAACGGAACACGGTTCGAGGAGTACGAGTGGTGCGGACAGAAGAGGGTCCGAGCTACTACATTACTAGAGGGTGGTTTCAGAG GAACAGGCTTTGCCATGTGTAGCACGAAGGAGAGCCATGACAGTGATGCTGACCTGGATGTGGATGGAGATGACACACTGGAGTATGGCAAAGCCCA GTACACTGAAGCAGACATCATTCCTTGTTCTGGAGAGGACCAGGGAGAGGCCAAAGAACGTGAGGCACTGCGTGGGGCTGTTTTGAA tggTGGTGTGCCATCCAATAGAATAACACCAGAGTTTTCAAAATGGGCCAGTGATG AAATGCCATCCACCAGTAATGGCGAGAGCAGCAAACAGGAGCCTAGCTCTTCATCTTCGTCCTCCACACCGAGGACCTGTAAAAACAGCGAGATCGAGAA GATCACAGAGGACTCCACAGCGACCACACTGGAGGCGCTAAAGGCCCGCATACGAGAACTGGAAAAGCAGATCCTCAGAGGAGACCGATACAAGTGTCTCATATGCATG GACTCATATACAATGCCACTCACCTCCATCCAGTGTTGGCACGTGCACTGTGAAGAATGCTGGCTTAGGACTCTG GGAAACAAGAAACTCTGCCCACAATGCAACACCATCACGTCACCAGGGGACCTCAGGCGTGTGTATTTGTGA